A genomic region of Pseudomonas abietaniphila contains the following coding sequences:
- a CDS encoding acyl-CoA thioesterase — MNFHTRKWVKPEDLNPNGTLFGGSLLRWIDEEAAIYAIVQLGNQRVVTKYISEINFVSASRQGDIIELGITATEFGRTSITLTCQVRNKITRKSILTVEKMVFVNLGEDGLPAPHGKTEITYVKDQFKEEVINE, encoded by the coding sequence ATGAACTTCCACACTCGCAAATGGGTGAAGCCCGAAGACCTCAACCCGAACGGCACGTTGTTCGGTGGCAGTCTGCTGCGCTGGATCGACGAAGAAGCGGCGATTTACGCCATCGTTCAGTTGGGTAATCAGCGGGTGGTGACCAAGTACATTTCCGAGATCAACTTCGTCAGTGCGTCACGCCAGGGCGACATCATCGAACTGGGCATCACCGCCACCGAGTTTGGCCGCACCTCGATCACCCTGACCTGTCAGGTGCGCAACAAAATCACCCGCAAAAGCATCCTGACCGTCGAGAAGATGGTGTTTGTGAACCTGGGAGAAGATGGCCTGCCGGCGCCCCATGGCAAGACCGAAATCACGTACGTGAAAGATCAGTTCAAGGAAGAAGTGATCAACGAGTGA